One part of the Rhodothermales bacterium genome encodes these proteins:
- a CDS encoding HEAT repeat domain-containing protein has protein sequence MSAPAKHTLPALALILVLSAGVVFEVKWLYRSWVDQGWLYEWVSSWRGGPERAEPRYEARFVLEVAPTAPEAVARAGRDVRMAALHALAQDGSAEALKALIRILEDDMDADIRRQAAYALGQRGDAHAVKALLKVAMSQTAADVRKAAVHALGEIDTEAAREALRQVIETYAPLAEVRR, from the coding sequence ATGTCCGCACCCGCAAAACACACCCTGCCGGCCCTGGCGCTGATCCTCGTGCTGTCCGCCGGCGTCGTCTTCGAGGTCAAGTGGCTCTATCGCTCCTGGGTCGACCAGGGGTGGCTCTACGAATGGGTGTCGTCCTGGAGAGGCGGCCCGGAGCGGGCCGAGCCTCGCTACGAAGCACGTTTCGTGCTGGAGGTCGCCCCGACGGCGCCCGAGGCGGTCGCCCGCGCCGGCCGGGACGTGCGGATGGCGGCCCTGCACGCCCTGGCGCAGGACGGATCGGCCGAGGCCCTGAAGGCGCTGATCCGCATCCTGGAGGACGATATGGACGCCGACATCCGCCGGCAGGCGGCCTACGCGCTCGGCCAGCGGGGAGACGCCCATGCGGTCAAGGCCCTGCTCAAGGTGGCCATGTCGCAGACCGCGGCGGATGTCCGCAAGGCGGCCGTGCACGCTCTGGGCGAGATCGATACCGAGGCCGCGCGCGAGGCGTTGCGCCAGGTCATCGAAACCTATGCACCCCTCGCCGAGGTACGCCGATGA
- a CDS encoding TonB-dependent receptor, giving the protein MQRRIVPAYLACCLFVWAGVAGQARGQDASVRGVVLDEAGGLPLQGVNVVLYRAGAFYRGVVTNGDGLFFLSRIDPGAYELRISYIGYQPIRDSLSLAPGEVVEVRETLTPGTGALDEVLVEGERPAGVSHITAGLQSIRAEDLELVPSPDLSGDLASYLTTLPGVITSGDRGGQLFIRGGEPAHNLVLLDGMTIYQPFHILGFYSAFSSDILQRADVYAGGYGSRYAGRVSSVMDIASRSGNMREHVRSFSVSPFVNALRVEGPIKTDRLSFIGSVRQSVIDRFATQYIDQPLPYKFGDLFGKAHLRINDNNQFTVTALRTYDRGALDNADATGGNEVRWNNTAVGARYLVTPRRSPVQAEFLFSISRYRIESGPRRAPDRFSELKSFNTGIHLVTYAGRSEVSYGAYLRTTEIDTELGGLYQNLSLKTARLPKLGFYLEPNMVLGGGLSLRPGVTVQFFDQFGFFAEPRFRAIWERGAHQLSVAAGRYHQELTGLNDRRDATNVFTAWTDAPFGELTRSYHALAGYQVDLNRAVRLGAEVYYKTLENLYISEWSPLPRFTTELQAATGRVRGADLRVEVTGDTWSAYVTYGLASVDYEAMQEELALWFGAETVTFRPPHDRRHQVNALIQADLGGFDLAIRWNFGSGLPYNQVQGFDSFLLLDGQVDVETEPGVRRVIYDRPYGGVLPAYHRLDVSVDRAFPFEGGVFTAQAGVLNVYDRTNLFALDLFTLKQTNQLPIVPIVGLKIEF; this is encoded by the coding sequence ATGCAGAGACGCATAGTGCCGGCCTATCTGGCCTGTTGCCTGTTCGTGTGGGCCGGGGTCGCCGGGCAGGCGCGGGGGCAGGATGCGTCGGTGCGCGGCGTCGTCCTCGACGAGGCCGGCGGCCTGCCGCTGCAAGGCGTCAACGTGGTGCTCTATCGCGCCGGCGCGTTTTACCGGGGCGTCGTGACAAATGGCGACGGGCTCTTTTTTCTCTCCCGCATCGATCCCGGCGCGTACGAACTCAGGATCTCGTACATCGGTTACCAGCCCATCCGCGATTCGCTTTCGCTTGCGCCGGGCGAGGTGGTGGAAGTCCGCGAAACGCTGACGCCGGGGACGGGCGCGCTGGACGAGGTGCTGGTGGAAGGGGAGCGGCCGGCCGGCGTGTCGCACATCACGGCGGGGCTCCAGTCCATCAGGGCCGAAGACCTCGAACTCGTGCCCTCGCCCGATCTGTCGGGCGACCTCGCCTCCTACCTGACCACGCTGCCCGGGGTCATCACGTCGGGAGATCGCGGGGGGCAGCTGTTCATCCGCGGCGGCGAACCGGCGCACAACCTGGTGCTGCTGGACGGGATGACGATCTATCAGCCCTTCCATATCCTCGGGTTCTACTCCGCGTTTTCGTCCGACATCCTCCAGCGGGCCGACGTCTACGCCGGCGGGTACGGCAGCCGGTATGCCGGCCGCGTATCCTCCGTCATGGACATCGCGAGCCGCAGCGGCAACATGCGCGAGCACGTCCGTTCCTTTTCGGTGTCGCCCTTCGTCAACGCGCTCCGCGTCGAAGGGCCCATCAAAACGGATCGTCTTTCGTTTATCGGATCGGTCCGGCAATCGGTCATCGATCGGTTCGCCACGCAGTACATCGACCAGCCCCTGCCGTATAAGTTTGGCGATCTGTTCGGGAAGGCGCACCTCCGGATCAACGACAACAACCAGTTCACGGTGACGGCCCTGCGCACCTACGACCGCGGCGCCCTAGACAACGCGGACGCTACCGGAGGCAACGAGGTGCGCTGGAACAACACGGCCGTCGGCGCCCGCTACCTGGTGACGCCGCGCCGGAGCCCGGTCCAGGCGGAGTTTCTGTTTTCGATCTCGCGCTACCGCATCGAATCCGGTCCGCGCCGGGCGCCCGACCGGTTCTCCGAGCTAAAGAGCTTCAACACGGGCATCCACCTGGTGACGTACGCCGGCCGGTCCGAGGTATCCTATGGCGCCTACCTCCGGACGACGGAAATCGACACGGAACTCGGCGGGCTCTATCAGAACCTCAGCCTCAAAACGGCCCGCCTGCCCAAACTCGGCTTTTACCTCGAACCCAACATGGTGCTCGGCGGCGGCCTGTCGCTCCGCCCGGGCGTCACGGTGCAGTTCTTCGACCAGTTCGGATTCTTCGCCGAGCCCCGCTTCCGGGCGATCTGGGAACGCGGCGCCCACCAGCTCAGCGTCGCCGCCGGCAGGTATCACCAGGAGCTGACCGGTCTCAACGATCGGCGCGACGCCACGAACGTCTTTACGGCGTGGACGGATGCCCCCTTCGGTGAACTGACGCGTTCCTACCATGCGCTCGCGGGGTACCAGGTGGATCTCAACCGCGCGGTGCGTCTCGGCGCGGAGGTCTATTACAAGACGCTCGAGAACCTCTATATCTCGGAGTGGTCACCCTTGCCCCGGTTCACCACGGAGCTTCAGGCCGCCACCGGGCGCGTGCGAGGGGCGGATCTGCGGGTCGAGGTGACCGGCGACACGTGGTCGGCGTACGTCACGTACGGGCTGGCCTCCGTTGATTACGAGGCCATGCAGGAGGAGCTGGCCCTGTGGTTCGGCGCCGAGACGGTGACGTTCCGTCCGCCGCACGATCGCCGGCATCAGGTCAACGCCCTCATTCAGGCCGACCTCGGCGGGTTCGATCTCGCCATCCGGTGGAATTTCGGCTCCGGCCTGCCCTACAACCAGGTGCAGGGTTTCGATTCCTTTCTGCTCCTCGACGGCCAGGTGGATGTGGAGACCGAACCGGGCGTCCGGCGCGTGATCTACGACCGGCCCTATGGCGGCGTCCTCCCGGCCTACCACCGGCTCGATGTGTCGGTGGACAGGGCGTTTCCCTTCGAGGGAGGCGTATTCACCGCGCAGGCCGGCGTGCTGAACGTGTACGACCGTACCAATCTGTTCGCCCTCGATCTGTTTACCCTCAAGCAGACGAACCAGCTGCCCATCGTCCCGATCGTCGGGCTCAAAATCGAATTCTGA
- a CDS encoding sugar phosphate isomerase/epimerase: MNRRAFAQTVASIAPLSAFPGLFSPAPSTPAPRTAARNIKLGFDNFSIRAFGWKAPQLLDYAATQGVDTVLFSDLDVYERHDDAYLKDVKKRADDHGIEIQAGTGGICPSSTAWDGRFGTAEEHLALVIRVAERLGSSVARCYQGRAEDRGTEGGLRARMADTVRVCKAVRSRALDAGVKIAIENHAGDMQAWELVELIEEAGPEYVGATLDSGNATWTLEDPLVNLEILGPYAVSTGIRDSMIWEYEQGAMVQWTAVGEGCVDMKAYMDRYEQICPNTPVQLEIISGFARPYAYLDPGFWDLYGDVRAPEFARFIALAKKGRAITSFRPAAGTDPATAQQAYQKAELERSLTFCKEVLGLGLKR, encoded by the coding sequence ATGAATCGCCGCGCATTCGCCCAGACCGTTGCATCGATCGCTCCCCTGAGCGCGTTCCCGGGCCTTTTTTCGCCCGCACCCTCCACGCCGGCGCCGCGCACGGCTGCACGTAACATCAAACTCGGCTTCGACAATTTCTCGATCCGCGCCTTCGGCTGGAAAGCGCCACAACTGCTGGACTACGCCGCGACGCAGGGCGTCGATACCGTGCTGTTCTCCGATCTCGACGTCTACGAGCGCCACGACGACGCCTACCTGAAGGACGTCAAGAAACGGGCGGATGACCACGGCATCGAGATCCAGGCCGGCACCGGCGGGATCTGCCCCTCCTCCACCGCGTGGGACGGCCGCTTCGGCACCGCCGAAGAGCACCTCGCCCTGGTGATCCGCGTGGCCGAGCGGCTCGGATCGTCGGTCGCCCGCTGCTACCAGGGACGCGCGGAAGACCGCGGCACCGAGGGCGGTCTGCGCGCCCGCATGGCCGACACCGTCCGCGTCTGCAAGGCGGTCCGGAGCCGCGCGCTCGACGCGGGGGTCAAGATCGCGATCGAAAACCACGCCGGCGACATGCAGGCCTGGGAGCTGGTGGAGCTGATCGAGGAAGCCGGCCCGGAATACGTCGGCGCCACGCTCGACTCCGGCAACGCCACGTGGACCCTCGAGGACCCGCTGGTCAACCTCGAGATCCTCGGCCCCTACGCCGTCTCGACCGGCATCCGCGACTCGATGATCTGGGAGTACGAGCAGGGCGCGATGGTGCAGTGGACCGCCGTGGGCGAGGGCTGCGTGGATATGAAGGCGTATATGGATCGCTACGAACAGATCTGCCCCAACACGCCGGTCCAGCTCGAGATCATCTCCGGCTTCGCCCGCCCCTATGCGTATCTGGACCCCGGATTCTGGGACCTCTACGGCGACGTCCGCGCCCCCGAGTTCGCCCGGTTCATCGCGCTGGCCAAAAAAGGCCGCGCCATCACGAGCTTCCGGCCGGCCGCCGGCACCGACCCGGCCACGGCGCAGCAGGCCTACCAGAAGGCCGAGCTCGAACGCAGTCTGACATTCTGCAAGGAAGTGCTGGGGCTCGGGCTTAAGCGGTAA
- a CDS encoding NEW3 domain-containing protein — MKPFLSRCARLTLLLVLWMGALFPLAGPAAHAQGGTFFNQRDDTYPLLGLRRAKEAYDTQRAEYERQQGLFDKQLISRSALDQAFRNYSEAEVNFQQSLLAVIFEQQYIVVSRALKYQRKDGRKGVRITLENASRGSGEYEKLIGIEDSLFTLLTPDIINNVYISLLNDDNAIVSQPYEQKIDRLVYGQPATVSFELLQDLDAVSVSLIYGNGSQQSRKIYLQKDASENILAIKPEQFSQEVELGGSTDYRMSLELFSSDANTFALEAVNLPTEINRYFVDPTSDNRLSQFQFTEGVNTRQAALRIFLPERPTDNVRIDERISFYALAIPRERIDEIGPLGNRQMTEEEIRALNVGYAKLELVPRGIGEILVRAQQLFFSIKPSEEVVFNVEVVNEGTRALNNVRIEADPPLNWTDAVEPAVIQSLDINEERRVQLKFTPAPDVAPGRYEVRIRTSSLSDDLPIRGEDKTVSIQIDPEANVLGTLVIVLLIVGLVVGIVIFGIRLSRR, encoded by the coding sequence ATGAAGCCCTTTCTGTCCCGATGTGCCCGACTCACGCTGCTTCTCGTGCTGTGGATGGGCGCACTCTTCCCGCTCGCCGGCCCGGCGGCCCACGCCCAGGGCGGCACCTTCTTCAACCAGCGCGACGACACCTATCCGCTGCTCGGCCTGCGCCGCGCCAAGGAGGCGTACGACACGCAGCGCGCCGAATACGAACGCCAGCAGGGCCTCTTCGATAAACAGCTCATCTCGCGCAGCGCGCTCGACCAGGCGTTTCGCAACTACTCGGAAGCGGAAGTAAACTTCCAGCAGTCCCTGCTCGCCGTCATCTTCGAGCAGCAGTACATCGTGGTGTCGCGCGCCCTGAAATACCAGCGCAAGGACGGCCGCAAGGGGGTGCGCATCACCCTCGAAAATGCCTCGCGCGGCTCCGGCGAATACGAAAAACTGATCGGGATCGAGGACTCGCTCTTCACCCTGCTGACGCCGGACATCATCAACAACGTGTACATCTCCCTCCTGAACGACGACAACGCCATCGTCAGCCAGCCCTACGAGCAGAAGATCGATCGGCTCGTCTACGGGCAGCCGGCGACCGTGTCGTTCGAGCTCCTCCAGGATCTGGATGCGGTGTCGGTCAGCCTGATTTATGGTAACGGGTCGCAACAGAGCCGGAAGATCTATCTGCAGAAAGATGCCTCGGAAAACATCCTCGCGATCAAGCCCGAGCAGTTTTCACAGGAGGTGGAGCTTGGCGGCAGCACCGACTACCGGATGTCGCTCGAACTCTTCAGCAGCGACGCGAATACCTTCGCCCTGGAAGCCGTCAACCTGCCTACGGAAATCAACCGGTATTTTGTCGACCCGACATCGGACAACCGGCTCAGCCAGTTCCAGTTCACCGAGGGGGTCAACACCCGGCAGGCCGCCCTGCGCATCTTTCTACCCGAGCGGCCGACCGACAACGTCCGGATCGACGAGCGGATTTCGTTTTACGCGCTGGCCATTCCCCGGGAGCGGATCGACGAGATCGGCCCGCTCGGCAACCGCCAGATGACGGAGGAAGAGATCCGGGCGCTCAACGTGGGCTACGCCAAGCTCGAACTGGTGCCGCGCGGCATCGGCGAGATCCTGGTGCGCGCCCAGCAGCTGTTTTTCTCGATCAAGCCGAGCGAGGAAGTCGTCTTTAACGTCGAGGTCGTCAACGAGGGGACGCGCGCGCTGAACAACGTGCGCATCGAGGCCGACCCGCCGCTGAACTGGACGGATGCCGTCGAGCCGGCGGTGATCCAGTCGCTCGACATCAACGAGGAGCGGCGCGTACAGCTCAAGTTCACGCCGGCGCCCGATGTGGCCCCCGGCCGCTACGAGGTCCGCATCCGGACCTCCTCGCTGTCGGACGACCTCCCGATTCGCGGCGAGGACAAAACCGTATCCATCCAGATCGACCCCGAAGCCAACGTCCTGGGCACGCTCGTCATCGTGCTGCTCATCGTCGGTCTCGTGGTCGGCATCGTCATCTTCGGCATCCGGCTCTCGCGCCGGTAA
- a CDS encoding RNA polymerase sigma factor gives MLEQAGFHNGTAFREVVREHQRGVYAFALHLTGNHHDAEDLSQDVFIQAHRTLASFRGDGSLRSWLLRITVNTFVSGRRKKSLTMVQPRDLFDHEVASDQAGPEQDAQATAIRLEVERALEDLSPQERAAFALRFHSDLPVREVAEAMGVADGTVKSLLFRAVQKLRRQLGHLVADLT, from the coding sequence GTGCTCGAACAGGCAGGATTTCATAACGGGACCGCTTTCCGCGAGGTGGTGCGCGAGCACCAGCGAGGGGTCTATGCCTTCGCCCTGCACCTGACCGGCAACCATCACGACGCGGAAGATCTTTCACAGGATGTCTTTATCCAGGCCCATCGGACGCTGGCTTCGTTCCGCGGGGACGGATCCCTGCGCTCCTGGCTCCTCCGGATCACGGTGAACACCTTTGTCTCCGGTCGGCGCAAAAAGAGCCTGACCATGGTCCAGCCGCGCGACCTCTTCGATCACGAGGTCGCGTCCGACCAGGCGGGACCCGAGCAGGATGCCCAGGCCACGGCGATCCGGCTCGAGGTCGAGCGGGCCCTGGAAGACCTGTCGCCCCAGGAGCGGGCGGCCTTCGCGCTGCGGTTCCATAGCGACCTGCCGGTTCGCGAGGTCGCCGAAGCGATGGGGGTAGCGGACGGGACCGTCAAGAGCCTCCTGTTCCGCGCCGTCCAGAAGCTCCGCCGGCAACTCGGCCACCTCGTGGCCGACCTGACGTGA
- a CDS encoding HEAT repeat domain-containing protein produces MKKNLIVLVVLVCVAGGVPGIASAQNASADAAYSAAYDLVLGERWDEAQTALAAFLRDHGSSPWQDDARYWTCYVDEKRSGASKAAFSCYQAFTERYRDSNWADDAKVNMVRIGQELVRAGNPEYATLVKSMQASDDEEVALAALYALQNVGDDRALQTVMALYDRSTSERMRGKIVYVLGNFDGDAVTAKLAEIAMSDASTSVRKNAVYALGNRDEAESVERLKAILTSKADTEVKKAALNALGNSDVAGLAAYLGDLARTTDDAELGKTAAFALGNTDDPAATRILAGLLANARSDEVRKASLFALGNRDEAEAQQAIKTIALDANASIELRKNAVFALANQDDSGPMIKQVFEASRETELRKAALYAIGNTESAEMKAFLVQTAINDPDTEIAKAATYALSNQLEDGEADVLMRIISESTRSEVKKAALYQLAEQDVSESLALLKRLLEDEKDVELRKAVVYAIGNTESDDAVPILLDAARNDASVDVRKAAVNALGNIGSPKAQEAILQLLN; encoded by the coding sequence ATGAAAAAGAACCTCATCGTCCTCGTCGTGCTCGTCTGTGTCGCCGGCGGCGTGCCCGGCATCGCCTCGGCGCAAAACGCCTCGGCCGACGCGGCCTACAGCGCGGCGTACGACCTCGTGCTCGGCGAACGCTGGGACGAGGCGCAAACGGCCCTGGCGGCCTTCCTCCGCGACCATGGGTCGAGTCCGTGGCAGGACGACGCCCGGTACTGGACCTGCTATGTCGATGAAAAGCGCTCCGGCGCATCGAAAGCCGCGTTTTCCTGCTACCAGGCGTTCACCGAGCGCTACCGGGACAGCAACTGGGCCGACGACGCGAAGGTGAACATGGTGCGTATCGGTCAGGAGCTCGTCCGCGCCGGCAACCCGGAGTATGCCACGCTGGTGAAGTCCATGCAGGCGAGCGACGACGAAGAAGTGGCGCTTGCGGCGCTCTACGCGCTCCAGAACGTAGGGGACGACCGGGCGCTGCAGACGGTCATGGCGCTGTACGACCGCTCCACGAGCGAGCGCATGCGGGGCAAGATCGTGTACGTGCTCGGCAACTTCGACGGGGATGCCGTCACCGCCAAACTCGCCGAGATCGCCATGAGCGACGCGAGCACCTCGGTGCGCAAGAACGCGGTGTATGCGCTCGGCAATCGGGACGAGGCCGAATCGGTCGAACGGCTCAAGGCGATCCTGACCTCGAAGGCCGACACCGAGGTCAAGAAGGCGGCGCTGAATGCGCTGGGGAATAGCGACGTCGCGGGCCTCGCCGCGTACCTGGGCGACCTGGCGCGTACGACGGACGACGCCGAACTCGGCAAGACCGCGGCGTTTGCCCTGGGCAATACCGACGATCCGGCCGCGACGCGCATCCTCGCCGGCCTGCTGGCGAACGCCCGGTCGGACGAGGTGCGGAAAGCGTCGCTCTTCGCGCTGGGCAACCGCGACGAGGCCGAGGCGCAGCAGGCCATCAAGACGATCGCGCTCGACGCCAACGCCAGCATCGAACTCCGCAAGAACGCGGTCTTCGCCCTCGCCAACCAGGACGACAGCGGGCCCATGATCAAGCAGGTGTTCGAGGCCTCCCGGGAGACGGAATTGCGCAAGGCCGCGCTCTACGCCATCGGCAACACCGAAAGCGCCGAGATGAAGGCGTTCCTGGTCCAGACGGCCATCAACGACCCCGATACCGAAATCGCAAAAGCCGCCACCTATGCGCTCTCGAACCAGCTGGAGGACGGGGAGGCGGATGTCCTCATGCGGATCATCTCCGAGTCGACCCGCAGCGAGGTGAAGAAGGCGGCGCTCTACCAGCTGGCGGAGCAGGATGTGAGTGAGTCGCTGGCGCTGCTGAAGCGCCTGCTGGAGGACGAGAAAGACGTCGAACTGCGCAAGGCGGTCGTCTATGCCATCGGCAACACGGAATCCGACGACGCCGTCCCGATCCTGCTCGACGCCGCCCGCAACGACGCCTCCGTCGATGTCCGCAAGGCCGCCGTCAATGCCCTCGGCAACATCGGCAGCCCGAAAGCGCAGGAGGCGATCCTGCAGCTGCTGAATTGA
- a CDS encoding HEAT repeat domain-containing protein, with translation MTIRPNILVLAVLLWAGFAAAPAGAQPIVHLPDAQRAASLGARRTWALDAARGDRASDYWVAYSIERLMHARSFIGSFSSDRQRREPSLSLLLYGREVEPLYDDDNAYDALPVTVRKEVVYLVRYDRNAVPVDVTISSISLAVGLDGLPLYWLGKADAPESIAQMRSIYEAAQRLDAREHALMAVALHRNEPAALDFLLAVLDVRTPAALREKAAFWMGQQSDPRALAAIEKTMRNDPSMEVREQAVFALSQMDLPEATDLLIETARHEKVTEVRKKAVFWLGQKASKQVLAVLSDIVAEESDTEVQKQALYALAQMPAEDGVPVLIRIARTHPNVRLRKQAIYMLGESDDPRALETLVELARMSGR, from the coding sequence ATGACGATCCGCCCGAACATCCTTGTGCTGGCGGTGCTGCTGTGGGCCGGCTTCGCGGCGGCGCCGGCCGGCGCCCAGCCCATCGTTCACCTCCCCGACGCGCAACGGGCCGCCAGCCTGGGAGCGCGAAGGACCTGGGCCCTGGACGCGGCGCGCGGCGACCGGGCGTCCGACTACTGGGTCGCCTACTCCATCGAGCGCCTCATGCACGCGCGCTCGTTCATCGGCTCGTTCTCGTCGGATCGGCAGCGCCGCGAGCCGTCGCTTTCGCTCCTGCTCTACGGCCGCGAGGTGGAGCCGTTGTACGATGACGACAACGCGTACGACGCGCTGCCCGTGACGGTGCGCAAGGAAGTGGTCTACCTCGTTCGGTACGACCGGAATGCCGTGCCCGTGGACGTCACCATCTCCAGCATCTCGCTGGCGGTCGGCCTGGATGGGCTGCCGCTCTACTGGCTCGGGAAGGCGGACGCGCCGGAGAGCATCGCGCAGATGCGGTCCATCTATGAGGCGGCGCAGCGTCTGGATGCCCGTGAGCATGCCCTCATGGCCGTCGCGCTGCATCGCAACGAGCCGGCGGCGCTGGACTTCCTCCTCGCCGTGCTCGACGTGCGGACGCCCGCCGCGCTGCGCGAGAAAGCGGCGTTCTGGATGGGACAGCAGAGCGATCCGCGCGCCCTGGCGGCGATCGAAAAGACGATGCGCAACGATCCCTCGATGGAGGTCCGCGAGCAGGCGGTGTTTGCGCTCAGCCAGATGGATCTGCCCGAGGCGACGGATCTCCTGATCGAGACGGCGCGGCACGAAAAAGTAACCGAAGTGCGTAAAAAGGCCGTCTTCTGGCTCGGTCAGAAAGCCTCGAAGCAGGTGCTGGCCGTGTTGTCGGACATTGTGGCGGAAGAAAGCGACACGGAGGTGCAGAAACAGGCGCTGTATGCGCTGGCGCAGATGCCGGCGGAAGACGGCGTGCCCGTGCTCATCCGCATCGCACGGACGCACCCGAACGTGCGGCTCCGGAAACAGGCCATCTACATGCTGGGAGAAAGCGACGATCCGCGCGCGCTGGAGACGCTGGTCGAGCTGGCGCGGATGAGCGGCCGCTGA
- a CDS encoding ABC transporter ATP-binding protein, whose translation METPAPAAFGRPMIVADRLSKRYEDGQLALDDVSFTVESGKIFAMLGGNGAGKTTCINIFLNFIEPTSGEARIDGVVTHKEPLKAKERVAYVSENVMLYPNFTAMQNLDFFVRLGGKTHYAREDYRKVLLRVGLQEEAHNKRLKGFSKGMRQKCGIAIAILKDAPAILLDEPTSGLDPKAAFEFTHLLQSLREEGKAILMSTHDIFRAKEIADVVGIMNRGKLVMMRTHDELVGEDLEKLYVQYMAGYMDQAA comes from the coding sequence ATGGAAACACCTGCACCCGCCGCCTTCGGCCGGCCGATGATCGTAGCCGACCGGCTCAGCAAACGGTACGAGGACGGCCAGCTGGCGCTGGACGACGTCAGCTTCACCGTCGAAAGCGGGAAGATCTTCGCGATGCTCGGCGGCAACGGCGCCGGCAAGACGACGTGTATCAATATCTTCCTCAACTTCATCGAGCCGACGTCCGGCGAGGCCCGGATCGACGGCGTCGTCACCCACAAGGAGCCGCTCAAGGCGAAGGAGCGCGTCGCGTACGTGTCGGAAAACGTGATGCTCTACCCGAACTTCACGGCGATGCAGAACCTCGACTTCTTCGTCCGACTCGGGGGCAAGACGCATTATGCGCGCGAAGACTACCGCAAGGTGCTCCTGCGCGTCGGACTCCAGGAGGAGGCGCATAACAAGCGGCTCAAGGGCTTTTCGAAAGGGATGCGCCAGAAATGCGGCATCGCGATCGCGATCCTGAAAGACGCGCCGGCGATCCTGCTGGACGAGCCGACGAGCGGGCTGGACCCCAAGGCGGCGTTCGAGTTCACGCACCTGCTCCAGTCGCTCCGCGAGGAGGGGAAGGCGATCCTGATGTCGACGCACGACATCTTCCGCGCGAAGGAGATCGCCGACGTGGTGGGCATCATGAACCGGGGCAAGCTCGTGATGATGCGCACGCATGATGAACTGGTCGGCGAGGATCTGGAAAAGCTGTACGTGCAGTACATGGCCGGCTACATGGACCAGGCCGCCTGA